The Primulina tabacum isolate GXHZ01 chromosome 7, ASM2559414v2, whole genome shotgun sequence genome includes a window with the following:
- the LOC142551936 gene encoding LOW QUALITY PROTEIN: U-box domain-containing protein 34 (The sequence of the model RefSeq protein was modified relative to this genomic sequence to represent the inferred CDS: deleted 1 base in 1 codon), whose amino-acid sequence MKLGGGGGWSGCAPDTIAVAVKRAEGRGSQRAVRWAVQNLVTEADCLLLVHVMPTITSVPNPSGGCVPITEMDANLAEMYINDMKAKCEENFLKFKFQYHNQKIKILLLEGDNAASTLLRYITDSRSTSLVLGSCSSNYFVRKTMESDVPSILLKNAPETCHIYVVSANMLAPYSLNPTSSTGRNLDSLAFKKKESSLSSSSLESKFGTCFSDVHSFSQENTHRSSSYSGSVLEIADRMGDVDISDSRRIRAFPSLSSTYSEQSNDIQAEIERMRLELKDTVSMYNRACEDLIYAESKVQMLSSACMEEAQKVNAARRREESLRIMAIKEREKYLEAQKEVQMAKALLAKETYEKQMAETKAHKESLEKQEIVDALLSNDPRYRRYTREEIQKATDFFSEKKVIGEGGYGKVYKCSIDYISVAIKVLRLDASDRKEEFLREVEVLSQLRHPHVVLLLGACPENRCLVYEYMENGSLEDHIFRRKGRPPLSLFSRFRVAFEVACGLAFLHSSKPEPIVHRDIKPANILLDKYFVSKIGDVGLAKIVSDAIPDNITEYQDTVVAGTFYYIDPEYVRTGTVRAKSDLYAFGVIILQLLSARHPKGIITKFERAMNRGTLSDILDKSVPDWPLAEAHELADIALRCCNFRCRDRPDLETEVLPILKRLVENADPSNSAARDNIHAPKHYYCPILQEIMEDPYIAADGFTYEYDAIKAWFDRYDISPVTKKILQHKMLTPNHVLLSAIQEWRSVTSPTS is encoded by the exons ATGAAGCTCGGCGGCGGAGGCGGATGGAGCGGCTGTGCTCCGGATACGATTGCGGTGGCAGTGAAGAGAGCAGAAGGAAGAGGCAGTCAACGAGCGGTGCGGTGGGCGGTGCAGAATTTGGTGACAGAGGCTGACTGTTTACTCCTGGTTCATGTTATGCCCACCATCACTTCGGTTCCTAATCCAT cAGGAGGTTGCGTTCCAATTACAGAGATGGATGCAAATTTGGCAGAAATGTATATTAATGATATGAAAGCCAAATGCGAAGAAAATTTTCTGAAGTTCAAGTTCCAATATCATAACCAGAAG ATCAAAATCTTGTTATTGGAGGGA GACAATGCTGCATCTACGCTTCTTAGATATATAACTGATTCGAGAAGTACGAGTTTGGTGCTTGGTTCCTGCTCGTCCAATTATTTTGTGAG GAAGACCATGGAATCTGACGTGCCCTCAATTCTTCTCAAGAATGCTCCTGAAACTTGCCACATTTATGTGGTCTCCGCGAATATGCTTGCACCTTATTCGCTGAATCCAACATCAAGTACCG GGAGGAATCTTGATTCtcttgcatttaaaaaaaaggaaTCCAGCCTATCTTCTTCTTCCTTAGAGTCCAAATTCGGCACTTGCTTCTCTGATGTACACTCGTTTTCTCAAGAAAATACACACAGATCTTCGTCGTATTCAGGTTCTGTTTTGGAAATTGCTGACCGAATGGGAGATGTTGATATCTCAGATAGCCGAAGAATTAGAGCATTCCCTTCCTTGTCATCTACATACTCAGAGCAG TCCAACGACATTCAGGCTGAAATAGAGCGAATGCGCCTGGAATTGAAGGACACGGTTTCCATGTATAACCGAGCTTGTGAAGATCTGATCTATGCAGAAAGCAAG GTCCAAATGCTGTCTTCTGCGTGCATGGAAGAAGCACAAAAGGTAAATGCTGCACGTCGAAGAGAAGAAAGTCTTAGGATAATGGCCATCAAAGAGAGAGAGAAATATCTGGAAGCTCAGAAGGAAGTTCAGATGGCAAAAGCATTGCTAGCAAAAGAGACCTATGAAAAGCAGATGGCAGAAACGAAGGCTCATAAAGAATCACTGGAGAAACAGGAGATCGTTGATGCACTGTTATCAAATGATCCAAGGTACAGAAGGTACACAAGGGAAGAAATACAGAAGGCCACAGATTTTTTCTCTGAGAAAAAAGTGATTGGAGAAGGAGGATATGGGAAAGTTTACAAATGCAGCATTGATTATATATCAGTTGCTATTAAAGTTCTTCGCCTTGATGCATCTGACAGAAAGGAGGAATTTCTGAGAGAG GTTGAAGTTCTTAGCCAATTGCGGCATCCCCATGTTGTCTTATTGCTTGGAGCTTGTCCAGAAAATCGGTGTCTCGTCTATGAGTATATGGAGAATGGGAGCCTGGAAGACCATATCTTTCGGAGAAAAGGCAGACCTCCTCTTTCATTGTTTTCAAGATTCCGGGTTGCCTTTGAAGTAGCTTGTGGGCTCGCATTTCTGCACTCATCAAAGCCCGAGCCTATAGTTCACCGGGACATAAAACCTGCAAATATTTTGTTAGATAAATACTTCGTGAGCAAGATAGGAGATGTTGGCCTCGCAAAGATCGTTTCTGATGCAATACCAGACAATATCACGGAATACCAGGACACAGTTGTTGCAGGTACCTTTTACTACATAGATCCAGAATATGTAAGAACTGGAACAGTTCGAGCGAAATCCGATCTGTATGCTTTTGGGGTTATAATCCTACAGTTATTGTCTGCTCGCCATCCTAAAGGTATTATAACCAAGTTTGAAAGAGCTATGAACAGGGGTACCTTATCTGATATTCTTGACAAGTCAGTCCCAGATTGGCCACTAGCGGAAGCACACGAACTAGCAGATATTGCACTGAGATGCTGTAATTTTAGATGTAGAGATCGGCCAGACCTTGAAACTGAAGTGTTGCCGATACTGAAAAGACTTGTTGAAAATGCTGATCCAAGTAACTCGGCAGCTAGAGACAACATTCATGCTCCTAAACACTATTACTGTCCAATCCTTCAG GAAATAATGGAGGATCCATACATAGCAGCAGATGGTTTTACATATGAGTATGACGCGATAAAAGCGTGGTTCGACAGATATGATATATCTCCAGTGACGAAAAAAATATTGCAACACAAGATGCTCACCCCAAATCATGTTCTACTTTCTGCCATTCAAGAGTGGAGGAGCGTAACATCACCAACTTCTTGA